TCTACACCATAATTCAAAGCAAATACAATTCCTTCCTGAGCAGAACGCAACAAATGAGCCTGTGTATGATTATTAAAGTTAAGATTCTGTACAGAAGCTCCTACCAGTTTATTCTCCAGTACACGTTCAGCTCCATTTCCAAATGGTAATGTTACTAATCCATCACTACCTACGGGAACGGAAGCTGCCAATTGATTGATCTGATCATAGGTAAGTCCACTGGCAGTATTTTTACGCAACCAGCTATTTAAGATACCTGTTCCATTTATACAAAGTAGTGTCCCATATCTGGGTAGTTGTAGAGTATGATTTACATGTAAGAAAGAGTTCACACGAGAGGCAGAATCATACTCCTTTAGATCTGTAATTCCATAGACTACTCCGGACGTACCCGCTGTGGCAGCTACTTCTCCCGGTTCCAGTACGTTTAGTGAAAATGCATTGTTAGGTTGATCTCCTGCTCTATATGAAACAGGAATTCCAACTGTAAAACCCAACTCGTCAGCTATTTTTGATGTCACATATCCCTGAGGTGCAAAAGTTGGAACAATTGTGGGGATCAGACTGGGTGAAATGCCATATAGATCAAGCAACAGATCTGCAGGTCTTTCGTTTTGGAAATCCCACAAGATTCCTTCTGATAAACCAGAAGCAGTGGTAGTTGCTTCACCTGTCAGACATAGTGCCAGATAATCTCCCGGGAGCATAAATTTGTGTATTCGCTCATATATCTGAGGCTCATTTTGCTGCACCCAACGCAACTTGGAAGCTGTAAAGTTACCAGGAGAATTGAATAAATGGGTTAATGCATTCTCTTTGCCTAATTGAGCAAAAGCAGTATCTCCAATCTCAACAGCCCGGCTGTCACACCAGATAATGGATGGTCTCAGAACTTCATAATTTTTATCAACTGCTACCAGTCCATGCATCTGATAGGAAATCCCAATGGCTTTTACATCTTTCAGATTAGCTTTCTGAGCCAATTGTCGGGTAGCATCTTTGGCATTTTCCCACCACATAGCAGGCTCTTGTTCTGCCCAACCCGGCTTATGGGCAATCATAGGCATCTCTGCAGAAGGTGCAGAAGCCGCAGCAACCAGTTTTCCTGTTTCAATATCTATGATAGACGCCTTAATAAAAGAACTCCCAATATCGTAACCTAGCAGGTACATGTGTGTAATGAAGTTTAAGTTTAAAATTTATCTATTGTCAATTTTTTAGTAATAATCATAGTAAAACTCCTGATAATCTTACAATAGGACTGTAACTTGTCTGTATGACACTTTTTCAATACATCACTCTTCTCTACTGTTCATATTAAAAAGAATTATACATCCATAACTAATATTGTAAAAATAACAGCCTTACAGGGGTATCAGAGGCTTTTCTAATCAGATTGCTGCGAGATTTTTTAAAGCTATCAGAATCAGTCAAAAAATAGGGTTTCTGACAAGAATAAAGAATCTTACATCTGTGCCATAATCTATTTTTAACGAAATCTTATTCACATCTGCCATTCTATATTTGCTTATACGAAATT
The DNA window shown above is from Xanthocytophaga agilis and carries:
- a CDS encoding xylulokinase, giving the protein MYLLGYDIGSSFIKASIIDIETGKLVAAASAPSAEMPMIAHKPGWAEQEPAMWWENAKDATRQLAQKANLKDVKAIGISYQMHGLVAVDKNYEVLRPSIIWCDSRAVEIGDTAFAQLGKENALTHLFNSPGNFTASKLRWVQQNEPQIYERIHKFMLPGDYLALCLTGEATTTASGLSEGILWDFQNERPADLLLDLYGISPSLIPTIVPTFAPQGYVTSKIADELGFTVGIPVSYRAGDQPNNAFSLNVLEPGEVAATAGTSGVVYGITDLKEYDSASRVNSFLHVNHTLQLPRYGTLLCINGTGILNSWLRKNTASGLTYDQINQLAASVPVGSDGLVTLPFGNGAERVLENKLVGASVQNLNFNNHTQAHLLRSAQEGIVFALNYGVDVMKTLGVEPRIVRAGDANMFLSPLFGEAFSTITGAVVELYNTDGAQGAARAAGVGAGIYKSYREACQSLKTTRIIEPNVALKDAYEQAYLQWLKALERMLH